The genomic interval ACTCTCCCCAGCTTGATCATTGAGAACACTCAACCGCCATATATCAAGCAAACCATATCATATATCTAGCTCGGAagagatttgataatttaacactcCTTAATATTGGTTTCGATTATTTGACATACTAGTCCACTTTCATTCATCTTAGATGGTTCTACATGTTATCCTCAAAAGTATCAATTGAAGCAATAGGACAACGAAAAAAGTGTtaaattatcaatttttttcaagtttggtAGGTAAattgttctaaaaaaatgtttgctaGGTAAACATTATGTTTTAGAGTACAACGCAGAGCAGCATGCGACTATGTCCTCGCTCACAACGTCCATTTTGCAAGTAGAATCGTATCAATTTGACAGTGTTGTAATTTGAACTCAAGAGGATTAATTTCAAAACGACGTGCCAATCTCCACGTGCACTATCCCAGCAATGACACACGGGTTTGTCACGTTTCCCAAACTTAGCCCATCAAAGAAAGGAATAGACCGGAAGAAAGCCCATCACGACTCGCCTTCCTCCCTCCGCCCGTTCGCCGCAGCCACCgaaccaccaccgcctctctctctctctctctctctctcctctctctccggcgaaTATTCCCTCCcccctcgccttcctctccacGCCAAAGCCGGcaaccgcgccgcctccgccgcgcccaaCAGCTCAGACGCTACCGGAGTCCGGCGACTCGACGCGACGCGGCGCGACGCTCCTCCGCCCCGGCGATGCTGCGGCGCGGGCTCCTCGTCGTCAATCGCCTCCGCAATGTCCACCTCCAGCGTCTCCCCCGGCATCGCACGCACTGCTCGAGCGGTCCCGCCTCGGCGCCGTCGACCTCGACgacgtcctcgtcggcgccgctccCCGTGGCCGCGCCTCCCCCGCCCCaccacctcgcgccccgcggcggcggcggcggcggggggcccCGACGCCGCCTGACCCCGCTCCTCGCCCTATCCACGCTCTCCCTCGTCACGGCCGCGGGGACGATCTACCACATCTCCGCGTGGGACCTGGAGGGGACGGTGGAGAGGTCCAGGGCGTCCGCGGCACGCGTGGTGGAGCGGATGCAGCACACCTGCGCGGCGGGGAAGGTGCTGTGCAGGTCGCTCATGTCCGTGCTGTCGTCCGCCAACCACGAGGTGAGGTCCGGGTTCGAGCTCCGcgtcgccgcgctgctcgccgacatcgcggccgccagcgccgcgcgccgcgcggccaTCGTGtcggcggggggcggcgccgtcgtcgactGGCTGCTCGAGAGCGTCGTGCGGCGGGCCACGCAGGCGGAGGCCGCGCGGGCGCTCGCGCACCTGCTGGCCGATCCCTGGGTTGCGCCTGCTGTGCTCGGTCGACCACGAGCGGTTCCCTGCCTCCTCCAATTCATCTTCTCTTGCCAGCCAAAACGCGGCAAGAAGGTAATGTCCTGTCAGGTGCTACTCTTGAATTATTTGCTTTGCTTGGCTGCCGTAATTGTAGCTTTAACAGAATAAATTTTGCAATCAGTTTAAATTATTCGAGCATGCCAATGTAGCTGGCTCTAATCTACTAGGTGATTGTTGTTGTAAATTCTGTCCAATCTGCAAGATAAAGAGAGAAAACTCTGAATGTTTATATTGAAttgttagtttctttctttttagttGAGAATTAATGATTTGGTGTAGCTTGATTTGTTCTTGTGTTAGGAATTTCAGTATTGATATGCTATGTTATAGGAATCAGATGTTGAGATGTGCATCAGTACAGCCTGATTATAGGTGGAAAACAAAATTTGCATCCTCGTGTGCTCTGAGATTTCTGGCATTTTTATGTTTTCATCCCATGTCTTTGTGAGCATGGAACCTTTGGCCCTTCAGGTTTTCAGATTGCAAACTGTTAATATATGCTATTGATGTTAAGATAAAAGATCTCATGGGGGAATGAGTTATGTTATGCACCTGCATGCCAGTTATGCAATAATGCAGTTATGTCTAATGGATTATCAAGACCTTGGAGTTggtaaatataatttattttccttGATGGCTTGGTGATCTCAACTCTCCTATAGgcaatttctttttttgcttgctGGCAGTGCTTTTTCTTCAGcttatctcttctttttttcccctataCATGTAGTATTATGTTTCATGCGCATCTTAATCTAGCAATGTAGGTCTATTAAACCATTTAGATTTTCCAGTTCTGGTTTCCTTGGACTTTAACACAATATGAGTTGTTTGTACCTAATATATTGCCCTCCTGTTAATACAGAACTCGGAATACTCTTCATTCAATGTCTCAGACCATTCTAAAGGAAGGAGCATGCTTGTTGCTGCACTTATGGACATCATCACTTCCAACTGCGATAATGCGGATTATTCATCATTTCAGCCTTTATTGCCTTCAGATGCTGATACAAGAGATATTGCGGCAGCCATCGAAGTCATTGAGCAAGGGGGGATGCATTTTGATGACCATGATGATAATAACAGTGATGATGGTGACAGTGGATTAAAAGGAATAGGGATTAAGGTACTTGGTGGGACTACTGTCTTGGGATTCTCTAGAGAAATAAACTCATTGGAGGTGGGCAACTCGGATGATGGTATTGTTGGAGCTTCGAATAGTAGAATATTGATGCAAGAAACTGCTACTGATTCTCCACTAGTGGAGAAGCTAagttctgctgctgctccaggCCTCTGGGATGATTTGCAGAGGGAGCATGTAGCTGTACCTTTTGCTACTTGGGCTCTTGCTAATTGGGCTATTGCATCTGATTTAAACCGTTCTCGTATTCAAGAACTTGACAGTGATGGACATACTGTCACAACTGCACTGAAAGCACCTGAAAGAACTGTCAAGTGGCATGGAGCCATGGTGGCGCGAGCTCTTTTGGAAGACCAGAGCTTGACTTTGGCTCCTTCTGTCCCTGACTGGTGCTCAAGTCTTCTTTTGACAGCTTCTCGGGCTGCTGAGAATGGTGACATGGCATTGGCTCAAATGTCACTATCAACTTTCCTATTATCCATGATAAGGTGTAATGAGTCAAAATTTGTGATCAGACAGAAGGGTCTTCATCTTCTTCGTAGTATCGCAAAAAAGATAGAAAATGAGAATGCTCAGAGCAGGATGAAGGAATCATTAGCAGTGGCACTGAGTTTGCTCTATGCTGGTGAAGTTCCGTTGTCACTTGAAGAAACTCAAAGATGGTCCGGCATTCTTCTTCGTTGGCTCTTTGATAAATCTGTTTCAGAAACTACAAATCTCACAGCTATTAAAATCCTTTCATGCATTCTTGAAGACTATGGACCAGCTTCCGTACCAATTTCTCAGGGATGGTTGGCTCTCGTGCTTTCTGAGATTCTTGGAGATAACAAGACACAGAATTTGAAAGGAACCACCCAGCCTCAACCAGAGAGAGTGAAGGTAAGAATCTTGTTAttgtttttaataaatatatatttgaatgCGTGTGCCGCCAACTGTTCTTAGTAGTTAAGTTGGTTGATAAATGAGTTTTAGATAAATAAACATGACGATAATCAGACTGAAAATACTAGAACGTCAAGAACTTAAGATCACCAGTATAATATAGTATGTCACATGTTCAGATTTATGACAAGTATTAACCATGGAGGAACAATGTTCTAAACAttccatatataaaatttgctTTGTTATTTGGCGACTCTATAAAGTGCTTCATGCCAGATGctgtttaggttttttttttttttgggagctaTCTTCTTTCTTTCGAAACATTTCTATGAAATACAcatgttttgatatttttattttaattgtgTTATATTGTttgaaacaaaatttgaatatttGGTTGCTACTAGCCTGCTACTTTTCTTGTGCAGAGTTTCACATTTTCTATCATCTGCCATTTTCAGTTTAGTGCTGCTCTTTTTGGATGTTACAGTATAACTTATTTTGTGTTATAAAGCTTTAGCTTAACTCCTGATAGTACTAATTTCACAATCTTGTTCTTCCTCCTTTTTTGTCCTGAATCCTGATACTAACCTTTTTTATGGACAGAATCAAGTTGATCACCATAATGCTTCCTCTGCGACTCAGATCTTGAATCAATTAGCTACTGCTGTTGTGAAATTGGCAATAGTTCAATCACACTATGATCCTGCTTCTGGTGACAAAGTACCCCTTTTCGATTTTCTCTCTCTTGAACCATTTGCTACAGCTCTGAAGAACTTGAATAAAAAGAACCCACCTAAGTTTGATGCTGCTGACTCAGCATCCGCTACGCTGAAGGGAATAAAAGCACTGGCAGAGCTTTGTTCTGAGGATGGTGCATGCCAAAAGAGAATTGCTGATTTAGGAGTTCTCTCCCTGTTGAGGCGCATCCTCCTTGGTGATGATTATGAGAAACTCGCTGCGATCGAAGCATATGATGCATCACGAATTCGAGAAGTGCAAGACAAGAATGTGTCTGCCTCTAATGACTCCTCTAATGACACTACTTCTGATCCCTCCAGTGTACGGGTTCCTCCAGCAGCTCATATTCGAAGGCATGCTGGCCGGCTGGTTACCATTCTCTCTCTTCTACCCAATTCAAAGAAGGAAATTATTTCTGATGATGTATGGTGCAAGTGGCTTGAGGAATGCGCAAGTGGACGAGTTCCTTgcaatgatttaaaattaaaaagttacTGCAGGTTAACTTTGTTAAATGTATTCTGTTCTGAGGATCCAAATACGGGAAGCACTTCTGATGAATACCCTGATTCAAAAAGTGAGTATAAAAGAAAATGTCCTCAGTTTGGAGATGCTTTGTTCTTGTTAAATCCAGAGTTGCCTCTTGAGGTTCATTTGGACAACAATGGTCATGAAATTTCAAGAAAGAAATTTAAGGATGACTGTTGCACTGAAGAAGGTGGTGACTCTGAAACTGGAGATGCTCCAAGCAACACATCCAAATATACACCCCCTTTAATGGATGTCGTGTTCGTCCATGGTCTTCGTGGTGGGCCATTCAACTCATGGCGGATAGCTGATGACAAGTCATCAACCACCAAAGCAGGTCTGGTGGAAAGTATAGATGAAGATGCTGGCAAAGAGGGAACATGTTGGCCAAGAGAATGGCTTTCAGCAGATTTTCCTCAAGCTCGTTTTTTGACAGTCAAGTACAAGGTTAGTTTGGTGCTCTGATGTTCTTTATGTGGGGAGGGTTATACTGGTCTCTTTTAAAACTTTTGTTATTCTGGTAATATTCGATGCTTCCCTGCTGATGGAATTCTTGTTGCTTTTATATGTTTGGAGGTCTTACTGGTTTCAAATGATTTATGCAGACCAATCTGACACAATGGACCGGAGCCAGCTTGCCACTTCAggttagttttttctttttctttttcttgttccaTTGCTGATCTCGCAAAAACATTCCATAATTTTGTGATACTCAGATCTGATATGTTCTGTAGTTGGATAGGAGATGCTCAGAGTTTAACTTTAGGCTTATTTGTTTCTTCTTACTGAAATTTATTCAGTTGAAATAATATTTGTATATAGGAGGTGAGCTCTATGCTGTTAAGGAAGTTAATTGCTGCTGGCATTGGCAGTCGTCCTGTTGTTTTTGTAACTCATAGGTAATGATGGTCGCTTGGTTCATGATGTAGTGCTGGAAATTGTTGAAAAGTCTGTGACAGATGAAAAGGCTTACTTATTCCCATTTACATATATGCAGCATGGGAGGACTGGTGGTTAAGCAGATGCTGTATCAAGCGAAGCTGAACAATTATGACAAGTTCCTGAACAATACGAATGGGCTAGTATGTATTTGTTTGTCAATTCTTTCAAACATCTGTGAGATCTAACCATGTTCATATCACAGGTTTTCTATAGCTGTCCACATTTTGGTAGTAGGCTCGCAGACATGCCATGGCGTATGGGTTTGGTGTTTCGTCCAGCTCCATCGGTTTGTCCTTCACAAAAAACTTGCAGCTTATCTTTTTTGTTCACCCCATTCTATATTTATGACACTTGCAGCTTATCTTTCTTTAGATTGGCGAGTTAAGAAGCGGATCCCCAAGACTTGTTGAGTTAAATGATTTTGTGCGGCAACGCCATAGTAAAGGATTGCTCAATGTTCTTAGTTTTAGTGAGGTAAAGGAAGATATTGTTATTCAATTACACATTATGCTTTCATTGTTATAATACTAATATACCTATGTCAACTGGCTTCACACCTTAATAGACTCAAGTCACACCGATCGTTGAAGGTTATGGTGGTTGGGCACTTCGGATGGAGATAGTACCGATTGAATCTGCATACCCAGGATACGGGGAACTTGTTGTAAGTAACCACGTTATAACGTTCGCACCATTGCGTAGTTAATTGTGATCTGCTAGCCTTGCACTATAACGGACTTGATAGATCATGCATCCACATCTAGTACTCTGCACAGTTTTAACATGCTTAATGATGTCAACAATATATGATTATACATGTTAGAGACACAAAATCCAAGCTAGTGTGGTAAAGACACAATGTTGATTTTGTAGGTATCCCattgtatttttcttcttgtATGCCCCCCAAATTTCGCCCATATTATggggttgttcagattgatgacatttttaatcataccaattttttttgataaagttgctaaaaaaatgtctacatttagtttgttgctaaactttagtaaatacataagaaatcccgCCAAAATTTTTGGCAAGTTGgctttggtaaggtttattttagctataattTGAACCACCCTTATAATTTTCGTAAGGTAGTAGCAGTTTATGCAACTTGTAACTGGTGGTttacttattattattaaaattttgcaGGTCCTGGCGTCCACTGATCATATAAATTCGTGTAAGCCGGTCAATAAGAACGACCCGTCGTACGCAGACACCTTGGCATTTTTGGAGAAAATATTGAAATCGCGTCTCAAAGAATCAGaatcctagttttttttttccttttaacttCTCAAATATGGGCGGCCTATGGTATACAACACTTCGGGTGGAAACGCTGGATAGGATTTCCTTCGGCATTATGGGGGAGATTCTGTTTCTTCTGCATCAGAGATTCTCGTCTGTTTAGTTGATCTGATCTGGCAATTTGGGCGGGCTGTGTTTTATGAAGCCTTAGCCCAATCATACAGTACACGAACGAATTACATGTACAAATAGAGGATAGCTGTAAATAGTTGCCCCTCTtgtaagaagaaaaaaggaaatatatGTATGCTCTCTGAATGACATGTACTATTTTTCTCTCGAAATTCATAAGCATGTAGCCACACACCCCGTTGATTATGAAATTTTGTGTCAATGCTCTATGATTATTAGCAAGCATTACCATTCAAGCCTGATGAATATTTTGGTTTGAAACCCAATATTGAAATGGGCTGCTGAGTTCATGGGCTTACAGTTTGTAGACTGAGTCAACTTTTAGCCCATTTACTTCCAACTAATGAACTTGgagtggaagaagaagaagcgacACGCCGTCACCCatctcttcgtcttcctcgcctaaaaccctcgccttcctcctccgccgcttccccCCT from Oryza glaberrima chromosome 3, OglaRS2, whole genome shotgun sequence carries:
- the LOC127766240 gene encoding uncharacterized protein LOC127766240 isoform X1 encodes the protein MLRRGLLVVNRLRNVHLQRLPRHRTHCSSGPASAPSTSTTSSSAPLPVAAPPPPHHLAPRGGGGGGGPRRRLTPLLALSTLSLVTAAGTIYHISAWDLEGTVERSRASAARVVERMQHTCAAGKVLCRSLMSVLSSANHEVRSGFELRVAALLADIAAASAARRAAIVSAGGGAVVDWLLESVVRRATQAEAARALAHLLADPWVAPAVLGRPRAVPCLLQFIFSCQPKRGKKVMSCQNSEYSSFNVSDHSKGRSMLVAALMDIITSNCDNADYSSFQPLLPSDADTRDIAAAIEVIEQGGMHFDDHDDNNSDDGDSGLKGIGIKVLGGTTVLGFSREINSLEVGNSDDGIVGASNSRILMQETATDSPLVEKLSSAAAPGLWDDLQREHVAVPFATWALANWAIASDLNRSRIQELDSDGHTVTTALKAPERTVKWHGAMVARALLEDQSLTLAPSVPDWCSSLLLTASRAAENGDMALAQMSLSTFLLSMIRCNESKFVIRQKGLHLLRSIAKKIENENAQSRMKESLAVALSLLYAGEVPLSLEETQRWSGILLRWLFDKSVSETTNLTAIKILSCILEDYGPASVPISQGWLALVLSEILGDNKTQNLKGTTQPQPERVKNQVDHHNASSATQILNQLATAVVKLAIVQSHYDPASGDKVPLFDFLSLEPFATALKNLNKKNPPKFDAADSASATLKGIKALAELCSEDGACQKRIADLGVLSLLRRILLGDDYEKLAAIEAYDASRIREVQDKNVSASNDSSNDTTSDPSSVRVPPAAHIRRHAGRLVTILSLLPNSKKEIISDDVWCKWLEECASGRVPCNDLKLKSYCRLTLLNVFCSEDPNTGSTSDEYPDSKSEYKRKCPQFGDALFLLNPELPLEVHLDNNGHEISRKKFKDDCCTEEGGDSETGDAPSNTSKYTPPLMDVVFVHGLRGGPFNSWRIADDKSSTTKAGLVESIDEDAGKEGTCWPREWLSADFPQARFLTVKYKTNLTQWTGASLPLQEVSSMLLRKLIAAGIGSRPVVFVTHSMGGLVVKQMLYQAKLNNYDKFLNNTNGLVFYSCPHFGSRLADMPWRMGLVFRPAPSIGELRSGSPRLVELNDFVRQRHSKGLLNVLSFSETQVTPIVEGYGGWALRMEIVPIESAYPGYGELVVLASTDHINSCKPVNKNDPSYADTLAFLEKILKSRLKESES
- the LOC127766240 gene encoding uncharacterized protein LOC127766240 isoform X2, yielding MLRRGLLVVNRLRNVHLQRLPRHRTHCSSGPASAPSTSTTSSSAPLPVAAPPPPHHLAPRGGGGGGGPRRRLTPLLALSTLSLVTAAGTIYHISAWDLEGTVERSRASAARVVERMQHTCAAGKVLCRSLMSVLSSANHEVRSGFELRVAALLADIAAASAARRAAIVSAGGGAVVDWLLESVVRRATQAEAARALAHLLADPWVAPAVLGRPRAVPCLLQFIFSCQPKRGKKNSEYSSFNVSDHSKGRSMLVAALMDIITSNCDNADYSSFQPLLPSDADTRDIAAAIEVIEQGGMHFDDHDDNNSDDGDSGLKGIGIKVLGGTTVLGFSREINSLEVGNSDDGIVGASNSRILMQETATDSPLVEKLSSAAAPGLWDDLQREHVAVPFATWALANWAIASDLNRSRIQELDSDGHTVTTALKAPERTVKWHGAMVARALLEDQSLTLAPSVPDWCSSLLLTASRAAENGDMALAQMSLSTFLLSMIRCNESKFVIRQKGLHLLRSIAKKIENENAQSRMKESLAVALSLLYAGEVPLSLEETQRWSGILLRWLFDKSVSETTNLTAIKILSCILEDYGPASVPISQGWLALVLSEILGDNKTQNLKGTTQPQPERVKNQVDHHNASSATQILNQLATAVVKLAIVQSHYDPASGDKVPLFDFLSLEPFATALKNLNKKNPPKFDAADSASATLKGIKALAELCSEDGACQKRIADLGVLSLLRRILLGDDYEKLAAIEAYDASRIREVQDKNVSASNDSSNDTTSDPSSVRVPPAAHIRRHAGRLVTILSLLPNSKKEIISDDVWCKWLEECASGRVPCNDLKLKSYCRLTLLNVFCSEDPNTGSTSDEYPDSKSEYKRKCPQFGDALFLLNPELPLEVHLDNNGHEISRKKFKDDCCTEEGGDSETGDAPSNTSKYTPPLMDVVFVHGLRGGPFNSWRIADDKSSTTKAGLVESIDEDAGKEGTCWPREWLSADFPQARFLTVKYKTNLTQWTGASLPLQEVSSMLLRKLIAAGIGSRPVVFVTHSMGGLVVKQMLYQAKLNNYDKFLNNTNGLVFYSCPHFGSRLADMPWRMGLVFRPAPSIGELRSGSPRLVELNDFVRQRHSKGLLNVLSFSETQVTPIVEGYGGWALRMEIVPIESAYPGYGELVVLASTDHINSCKPVNKNDPSYADTLAFLEKILKSRLKESES